A genomic region of Alistipes megaguti contains the following coding sequences:
- a CDS encoding DUF932 domain-containing protein, with product MEAMAVLEKQQQFDFQNNGIEVMNFETLQRTYKENDIYGKPVQGIYHYQVLQRMMDICEKYNLDYEVEEIFAAQNRNKTQPGVSILPQVEQTLGEKAVEAHILRRIFATIRIKDWETDELTTTLVVAYHQDGIQAAIGPCVKICHNQCILSPERSICNYGKNKVTTEGVFETVDGWLANFEVNMNEDIARIQRLKRRIVSLEEVYMYIGLLTALRVSHDSSDRNLSSSVETYPLNQSQISIFTEEVLKLVREKGQVTAWDLYSVATEIYKPGRTDFPALIPQNGAMAELLLSRLPAEVEIQDAVLVG from the coding sequence ATGGAAGCAATGGCAGTATTGGAAAAACAACAGCAGTTTGATTTTCAGAACAACGGAATCGAAGTAATGAACTTCGAGACTCTCCAGCGTACCTACAAGGAGAATGATATCTACGGCAAGCCAGTCCAGGGCATTTATCACTACCAGGTCCTGCAGCGTATGATGGACATTTGCGAGAAGTACAACCTCGATTACGAGGTGGAAGAAATCTTCGCGGCACAGAACAGGAACAAGACACAGCCGGGAGTAAGCATTCTCCCGCAGGTGGAACAGACACTTGGTGAAAAAGCAGTGGAAGCCCACATCCTCCGACGCATCTTCGCTACCATCCGGATCAAGGACTGGGAAACGGACGAGCTGACAACTACGCTGGTCGTCGCCTACCATCAGGACGGCATACAGGCAGCCATAGGCCCGTGCGTGAAGATATGCCATAACCAGTGTATCCTCTCGCCGGAAAGAAGCATCTGCAATTACGGAAAGAACAAGGTAACAACGGAAGGGGTATTCGAGACGGTGGACGGATGGCTGGCAAACTTCGAGGTGAACATGAACGAGGACATCGCAAGGATTCAGCGACTGAAACGCAGAATCGTCTCACTGGAGGAAGTATATATGTATATCGGACTGCTGACAGCGTTGCGTGTCTCCCATGACAGTTCGGACAGGAACCTGTCATCCTCCGTGGAAACTTACCCGCTGAATCAGAGCCAGATTTCCATCTTCACGGAAGAGGTGCTGAAACTGGTCCGCGAAAAGGGACAGGTTACCGCTTGGGACTTATATAGTGTAGCGACTGAGATATATAAGCCGGGCAGAACGGATTTCCCGGCACTGATACCACAGAACGGAGCTATGGCGGAACTCCTGCTTTCCCGTCTGCCCGCAGAAGTGGAAATACAGGATGCCGTTCTGGTAGGCTGA
- a CDS encoding LPD29 domain-containing protein, with protein sequence MTYFQNIHSLADLKKEYRRLAMLHHPDKGGDTVLMQKLNTEFEKLFEIWKDRPGVSSAATGYEHDYQDATAREYTEYVYNEYRWKGRNYTGQSSPEITELVRTWLKETYPRYTFSVRRDGYSSILVRLMKADFEAFTKESGKVQGDINHYNIQASDSLTDRAKEVMTNVRDFVMSYNFDESDPMTDYFHTNFYLTLGIGSYRQPYRMELPKITGKDTPEVFRYPEGPAHKAMRQALGKARFGFIESRKHIGEMILGEDFYGSQGEHYFWPKEYSSAKTAQKRIGKLEAAGMHCELTGCNGGYIRLLGYTPETESSLERERQEYATAYRKWVSEHGISPNTGTVHQNISNPIRQIQL encoded by the coding sequence ATGACTTATTTTCAGAACATACACTCACTGGCGGACCTGAAGAAGGAATACCGCCGACTGGCAATGCTTCACCACCCCGACAAGGGTGGTGACACTGTCCTCATGCAAAAGCTGAACACCGAGTTTGAGAAACTTTTCGAGATATGGAAAGACAGGCCTGGTGTCTCCTCTGCCGCTACAGGGTATGAACACGACTATCAGGATGCCACCGCAAGGGAATACACCGAGTACGTGTACAATGAATACCGCTGGAAAGGGCGTAACTATACCGGACAGTCCTCGCCGGAAATCACGGAACTGGTCAGGACATGGCTCAAGGAGACCTATCCGAGATACACCTTCTCAGTCCGCAGGGACGGATACAGCTCAATCCTTGTCCGGCTGATGAAAGCGGACTTCGAGGCTTTTACAAAAGAATCCGGCAAGGTACAGGGAGACATCAACCACTACAACATCCAGGCATCGGACAGTCTGACAGACCGGGCCAAGGAGGTGATGACAAACGTCAGGGATTTTGTCATGTCGTACAACTTTGATGAAAGCGACCCCATGACCGACTATTTCCACACCAACTTCTACCTCACGCTCGGAATCGGCAGCTACAGACAGCCGTACCGGATGGAACTGCCGAAGATTACGGGAAAAGACACTCCTGAAGTGTTCAGGTATCCTGAAGGACCTGCACACAAGGCTATGCGACAGGCACTGGGCAAGGCGCGTTTCGGCTTCATCGAGAGCCGGAAGCATATCGGGGAAATGATACTCGGAGAAGACTTTTACGGCTCACAGGGAGAACATTATTTCTGGCCCAAGGAGTATTCAAGCGCGAAGACGGCACAGAAACGCATCGGAAAACTGGAGGCAGCCGGAATGCACTGCGAACTGACAGGCTGCAACGGCGGATACATACGCCTGCTCGGATATACTCCGGAGACGGAAAGCAGTCTGGAACGGGAAAGGCAGGAATATGCCACGGCATACCGGAAGTGGGTGTCAGAACACGGCATATCCCCAAATACGGGAACAGTACACCAGAACATTTCAAATCCAATCAGACAGATACAATTATGA
- a CDS encoding DUF4120 family protein, with product MKILNEEHFQNVKRYAESIGDTSLQNCLDRLKKWEENPDHPSEISLYYDHAPYSFGFTQRYPDGSIGIVGGLLYHGIPDQSFAVTLEPFHGWQIHT from the coding sequence ATGAAAATCCTGAATGAAGAACATTTCCAGAATGTAAAGCGTTACGCCGAATCCATCGGTGACACATCACTCCAGAATTGTCTGGACAGACTGAAAAAATGGGAGGAGAACCCAGACCATCCAAGCGAAATCTCGCTCTATTATGACCATGCCCCGTACTCGTTCGGCTTCACGCAACGCTATCCAGACGGAAGCATCGGCATTGTAGGCGGTCTGCTCTATCACGGAATACCCGACCAATCCTTTGCCGTGACACTTGAACCGTTCCACGGATGGCAGATACATACCTAA